A DNA window from Porites lutea chromosome 6, jaPorLute2.1, whole genome shotgun sequence contains the following coding sequences:
- the LOC140941633 gene encoding sodium/potassium/calcium exchanger 5-like produces MTQKFPRRISVLHHRKRHFFNCSSHAIIEVLQYQTIFSLQQRREGAIVIHGLICLYCFGALAILCDHYFCASLEKICKRLRIPTDVAGATFMAAGSSMPTLFIAIASVFMGEGDIGLGTIIGSTMFNILFISAICGLCSGMAIALHTWPLLRDSLAYTVHLIALLIAIEDNTVHWYEAAVFPFLYCGYILIMCYNKKLEGLFEKCCQRFCEIRKGFEMVQMDDPGENDSKNLGDDNTTAKSEQDIEENPDTAGHNKTKESHALESPPSQVHGFSAKSPLEIPKSSCRLVIWIIMLPIHAIFFITMPDCRKKGWESWYPVTFVVSIIWMAIISYVLVWTVSVIGETFDIPECIMGLTLLAAGSSVPDAMASLVVAKHGMGDMALANCVGSNIFDILCLGLPWFLAATVVHPGSVVLIHSGHIVYTSLCLFGTVLVTLIVIHLNNWYLDKRGGCILLIIYLIFLTVAVILEALPRGNAPKLSPHHPSHLPKKGLGHHRNGHLTHLKKVT; encoded by the exons ATGACACAAAAGTTTCCCAGGAGAATAAGTGTACTTCATCACAGGAAGCGCCATTTCTTCAACTGCAGCAGCCATGCGATCATTGAAGTTCTTCAGTATCAAACAATCTTTTCATTGCAGCAGAGACGGGAAGGTGCAATAGTGATACACGGTCTTATTTGCCTGTATTGCTTTGGTGCATTAGCAATCTTGTGTGATCATTATTTCTGCGCATCTCTCGAGAAGATTTGCAAAAG GCTTCGTATCCCGACAGACGTCGCGGGCGCAACATTTATGGCAGCCGGTAGTTCCATGCCCACTCTGTTTATCGCCATTGCGTCGGTGTTCATGGGTGAAGGGGACATAGGCCTGGGTACTATAATTGGCTCGACTATGtttaatattctttttataTCAGCGATCTGTGGATTGTGTTCTGGAATGGCCATAGCACTTCACACGTGGCCTCTACTCAGAGACTCCCTTGCCTACACTGTTCATCTAATAGCACTGCTGATTGCAATTGAAGATAATACTGTCCACTGGTATGAAGCAGCTGTTTTTCCCTTCTTGTATTGTGGGTATATCCTCATTATGTGCTACAACAAAAAACTGGAAGGtttgtttgaaaaatgttgCCAACGATTTTGTGAGATTCGCAAGGGATTTGAAATGGTTCAGATGGACGACCCCGGGGAAAATGATAGCAAAAATTTAGGAGATGACAACACAACGGCAAAATCTGAACAAGATATTGAAGAAAACCCTGATACAGCTGGTCATAACAAGACGAAAGAAAGCCATGCGCTAGAAAGCCCGCCGTCACAAGTTCACGGTTTTTCTGCAAAATCCCCGTTGGAGATTCCCAAAAGCTCGTGTAGACTTGTTATCTGGATCATTATGCTGCCGATCCacgcaatttttttcattacgATGCCAGACTGCCGTAAAAAAGGATGGGAGAGTTGGTATCCAGTCACATTTGTAGTGTCAATAATATGGATGGCCATCATTTCTTACGTGTTAGTATGGACAGTTTCAGTAATAGGCGAGACGTTTGACATTCCTGAGTGTATCATGGGATTGACGCTTCTGGCTGCTGGATCGAGTGTCCCGGATGCAATGGCGAGTCTGGTTGTCGCCAAACATGGAATGGGTGACATGGCACTCGCCAACTGTGTGGGTAGTAACATATTTGACATCCTTTGTCTAGGATTGCCATGGTTTCTGGCCGCGACAGTTGTTCACCCAGGCAGCGTGGTCTTAATCCACAGTGGTCACATAGTTTACACATCGTTGTGTCTTTTTGGAACGGTTTTAGTGACGTTGATCGTCATACATCTAAACAACTGGTACTTAGACAAGCGTGGGGGATGCATTCTTTTGATCATCTACCTCATTTTCTTAACAGTTGCTGTTATTCTTGAAGCCCTGCCACGGGGGAATGCGCCCAAGTTAAGCCCCCATCACCCAAGCCACCTCCCAAAAAAGGGTTTGGGACACCACAGGAACGGTCACCTGACTCACTTGAAAAAAGTTACGTGA
- the LOC140941105 gene encoding tetratricopeptide repeat protein 28-like gives MIITPVTDLLDKTELIIVPDRLFFKVPFAALKDERGKYLSESFRIRIVPSLSTLKIIQDSPADYHSQTGALIVGDPEVGKVLYKGNLQPVSRLPFASEEAEMVGELLGTKPLLGKQATKETVLQSMRSVSLIHFAAHGDAERGEIVLAPPPSIGRKSQEEDYLLTMADISQIRLRAKLVVLSCCHSAKGQIRTEGVVGIARAFLGSGARSVLVALWAIQDEATKQFMSRFYEHLVDGESASESLHQAMKWMRENGFSKVQQWAPFMLVGDNVTLDFHKLREASDETHAKSPIETKSTE, from the exons ATGATCATCACTCCAGTCACTGACTTGCTTGATAAAACCGAACTGATCATTGTTCCCGATCGcttgtttttcaaagttccATTCGCAGCGTTAAAGGACGAAAGAGGAAAGTATTTATCAGAGTCCTTCAGAATTCGAATCGTTCCCTCTTTGTCGACTCTCAAGATCATTCAGGACAGTCCAGCAGACTATCACAGTCAGACTGGTGCACTGATAGTGGGGGATCCTGAGGTTGGTAAGGTGTTGTACAAGGGAAATCTTCAGCCGGTATCGAGGCTGCCTTTTGCAAGTGAGGAAGCAGAGATGGTTGGAGAACTGCTAGGTACCAAACCTCTGTTAGGAAAGCAAGCCACAAAGGAGACGGTTCTCCAAAGTATGCGTTCAGTAAGTCTCATACATTTCGCTGCGCATGGTGATGCGGAAAGAGGAGAAATTGTTCTTGCTCCTCCACCCAGCATTGGTAGGAAATCTCAAGAAGAAGACTACTTGTTGACCATGGCGGACATCTCACAAATTCGGCTGCGAGCCAAACTGGTAGTCCTTAGCTGTTGTCACAGTGCAAAAGGACAAATCAGAACAGAGGGAGTGGTTGGAATTGCTCGGGCGTTTTTAGGATCCGGTGCACGCTCAGTGTTGGTGGCACTGTGGGCCATACAAGACGAAGCAACAAAGCAGTTCATGAGTCGTTTCTACGAACACCTTGTAGATGGTGAAAGTGCTAGTGAATCTCTTCACCAGGCCATGAAGTGGATGAGAGAAAACGGATTCTCCAAGGTGCAGCAATGGGCACCTTTCATGCTGGTTGGAGATAACGTGACATTGGATTTTCATAAGTTAAG aGAAGCAAGCGATGAAACACACGCGAAATCTCCGATAGAAACCAAGTCAACAGAGTGA
- the LOC140940602 gene encoding uncharacterized protein, whose amino-acid sequence MYSKEEFVQAIKIAYRVSSYLLRTNRVQNAIELCKENLFLVNHKLLESEKEFVIRCKMMIHIQMFLGYKHTKEHSNAIEIGRKIIAASRNTGQRDLEGEMTIFVAQLYRHQCDYNEATELYTKALSIATQTGNKEMEGLCYINLGNIFQCLGVCAKATEYHEKALAIAQENGNRETEVTCYGNLVRTFASFGEYVKAKEYQEKALVVVEKNEKVGDRKTKAECYLDLGNIFQSLGEYFRANEYYEKALAIAEKISDRKTEAACYANLGSIFEYVGEYVNAKEYQEKALVVVEKNGNWKEKAACYGNLGRISFSLCEYAKAKEYQEKTLAIAEKVGDRKTKAECYLDLGNIFQSLGEYFRANEYYEKALAIAEKISDRKTEAACYANLGSIFEYVGEYVKAKEYQEKALAIAEKNSDRKTEAACYANLGSIFENVGEYVEAKEYQEKSLAIAKTIGDKKTEAICYANLGSIFVSVGEYVRAKEYQEKTLEIAEKIGDWKTKATCFLRLGSIFQTLGEYVKAKEYQEKALVIAKKIGDKETEAACYRNLEKNSYSLCEYVKAKEYYEKTVAIADKIASKGTEAAWRVRQGRLFLSLGEFVKAKDCLERALALHRETGEIKREPLLHLLISLCLMNAGNMPEAKSHLFACISKGEVIRRFLKDHEQFKISYFDKVGFLYRIISLVLCFRGNPRESLYAEEIGRARALADLMSSQYSIENEISVHTQAQAPAGIEKIMKTQNNCACLYISYFEKFINLFVIKADKELLLRSTIVKFCFAGSESRVSDIFYTEKFREVHCLAPGQCEDRSWLPSNVRSEQTRKSSQGNSLTGCRPVEEDEDEQQPILTLADGYRMIIAPVADFLDKPEIIIVPDRLFFRVPFAALKDERGKYLSESCRIRIVPSLATLKLIQDSPADYHSQTGALIVGDPEVGEVLYKGNLQHVSRLPFASEEAEMVGDLLDIQPLLGEQATKETILQSIHSVSLIHFAAHGDAERGEIVLAPPPFIDRKPEEEDYLLTMADISKIRLRARLVVLSCCHSAQGQIKTEGVVGIARAFLGSGARSVLVALWAIQDEATKQFMGRFYEHLVRGESASESLHQAMKWMRENGFSDVEQWAPFMLVGDNVTLDFQKLR is encoded by the exons ATGTACAGCAAAGAAGAATTTGTCCAGGCCATCAAGATTGCATATCGTGTTTCGTCGTACCTTTTAAGAACAAATCGTGTTCAAAACGCCATCGAATTATGTAAGGAAAATTTGTTTCTTGTTAACCACAAGTTACTGGAAAGTGAAAAGGAGTTTGTCATTCGGTGCAAGATGATGATTCATATACAAATGTTTCTGGGGTACAAACACACTAAGGAACACAGCAATGCAATCGAAATTGGCAGAAAGATTATTGCCGCTTCTCGAAACACTGGCCAGAGAGATTTAGAAGgagaaatgaccatttttgtGGCCCAATTATATAGACACCAGTGCGATTATAATGAAGCAACAGAGCTTTACACCAAAGCACTAAGCATCGCGACACAAACTGGGAACAAAGAAATGGAAGGACTTTGCTACATAAACTTAGGAAACATCTTTCAGTGTCTGGGTGTATGTGCCAAGGCTACAGAGTATCACGAAAAAGCGCTTGCAATCGCACAGGAAAATGGCAACAGAGAAACAGAGGTCACATGCTATGGAAACCTCGTACGTACGTTTGCGTCCTTTGGAGAATatgtcaaggctaaagaataTCAAGAAAAAGCACTTGTAGTCGTAGAAAAGAATg AAAAAGTTGGCGACAGGAAAACAAAAGCCGAATGCTATTTAGACCTAGGAAATATCTTTCAGTCCCTTGGAGAATATTTCAGGGCTAATGAATATTACGAAAAAGCACTTGCaatcgcagaaaaaattagCGACAGGAAAACAGAGGCTGCATGCTATGCAAACCTAGGAAGTATCTTTGAGTATGTTGGTGAATACGTCAACGCTAAAGAATATCAAGAAAAAGCACTTGTAGTCGTAGAAAAGAATggcaattggaaagaaaaagCTGCATGCTATGGAAACCTAGGAAGaatctctttctctctctgTGAGTATGCCAAAGCTAAAGAATATCAAGAAAAAACACTCGCAATTGCAGAAAAAGTTGGCGACAGGAAAACAAAAGCCGAATGCTATTTAGACCTAGGAAATATCTTTCAGTCCCTTGGAGAATATTTCAGGGCTAATGAATATTACGAAAAAGCACTTGCaatcgcagaaaaaattagCGACAGGAAAACAGAGGCTGCATGCTATGCAAACCTAGGAAGTATCTTTGAGTATGTTGGTGAATACGTCAAGGCTAAAGAATATCAAGAAAAAGCACTTGCAATCGCAGAAAAAAATAGCGACAGGAAAACAGAGGCTGCATGCTATGCAAACCTAGGAAGTATCTTTGAGAATGTTGGTGAATACGTCGAGGCTAAAGAATATCAAGAAAAATCACTTGCAATCGCCAAAACCATTGGCGACAAGAAAACAGAGGCTATATGCTATGCAAACCTAGGAAGTATCTTCGTGTCTGTTGGTGAATACGTCAGGGCTAAAGAATATCAAGAGAAAACACttgaaatcgcagaaaaaattgGCGACTGGAAAACAAAAGCTACATGCTTTTTAAGGCTTGGAAGTATATTTCAGACTCTCGGTGAATATGTTAAGGCTAAAGAATATCAAGAAAAGGCACTTGTTATCGCAAAAAAAATTGGCGACAAGGAAACAGAAGCTGCATGCTATAGAAATCTGGAGAAAAACTCTTACTCTCTCTGTGAGTATGTAAAAGCTAAAGAATATTACGAAAAAACAGTTGCAATTGCAGATAAAATTGCCAGCAAGGGAACAGAAGCTGCATGGCGTGTACGCCAAGGAAGACTTTTTCTTTCACTCGGTGAATTTGTGAAGGCTAAAGACTGTCTTGAAAGAGCGCTCGCATTGCACAGAGAGACAGGGGAAATAAAAAGAGAGCCGCTACTTCACTTGCTTATTTCACTTTGTTTGATGAATGCTGGTAACATGCCTGAAGCTAAATCTCATCTCTTTGCTTGCATTAGTAAGGGAGAGGTAATTCGACGTTTTCTGAAAGATCATGAACAATTCAAGATATCGTATTTTGACAAGGTTGGTTTTCTTTATCGAATTATCAGTCTTGTGCTTTGCTTTAGGGGGAATCCTCGTGAGAGTCTTTACGCGGAGGAGATTGGACGAGCAAGAGCCCTGGCAGACCTAATGTCAAGCCAGTACTCAATAGAAAACGAAATATCGGTCCATACACAGGCACAGGCGCCGGCTGGTATTGAAAAGATCATGAAAACACAAAATAACTGTGCTTGCCTTTACATTTCatactttgaaaaatttatcaaCCTGTTTGTTATCAAAGCAGACAAAGAATTACTTTTGCGATCAACAATCGTGAAATTCTGTTTCGCTGGGTCAGAAAGCAGAGTGTCTGACATTTTTTACACCGAAAAATTCAGAGAGGTACATTGCTTAGCTCCAGGTCAGTGCGAGGATCGATCCTGGCTTCCTTCAAATGTTCGCTCCGAGCAGACGCGCAAGTCATCTCAAGGAAATAGCCTCACGGGGTGCCGCCCTGTAGAAGAGGATGAAGACGAACAGCAGCCCATCCTTACTCTTGCAGATGGCTACAGAATGATCATCGCTCCTGTAGCCGACTTTCTTGATAAACCTGAAATCATCATTGTCCCTGATCGCTTGTTCTTCCGAGTTCCATTTGCAGCGTTAAAGGACGAAAGAGGAAAGTATTTATCAGAGTCTTGCAGGATTCGAATCGTTCCCTCTTTGGCGACTCTCAAGCTCATTCAGGACAGTCCAGCAGACTATCACAGTCAGACTGGTGCACTGATAGTGGGGGATCCTGAGGTTGGTGAGGTGTTGTACAAGGGAAATCTTCAGCACGTATCAAGGCTGCCTTTTGCAAGCGAGGAAGCAGAGATGGTCGGAGATTTGCTGGATATACAACCCCTTCTAGGAGAGCAAGCAACAAAGGAGACGATACTCCAAAGCATACATTCAGTAAGTCTCATACATTTCGCTGCCCATGGTGATGCGGAACGAGGAGAAATTGTTCTTGCTCCTCCACCCTTCATTGATAGAAAACCTGAAGAAGAAGACTACTTGTTGACCATGGCAGACATCTCAAAAATTCGGCTGCGAGCCAGATTGGTAGTCCTTAGCTGTTGTCACAGTGCACAAGGACAGATCAAAACGGAGGGGGTGGTTGGAATTGCTCGCGCGTTTTTAGGATCTGGTGCACGTTCAGTGTTGGTGGCACTGTGGGCCATACAAGACGAAGCAACAAAACAGTTCATGGGTCGTTTCTACGAACACCTTGTTCGTGGAGAAAGTGCCAGTGAATCTCTTCACCAAGCCATGAAGTGGATGAGAGAAAACGGATTCTCTGATGTGGAGCAGTGGGCACCTTTTATGCTGGTTGGAGATAATGTGACATTGGATTTTCAAAAGTTGCGGTAA